The window AGATTAGATTTCCGTGGCTGTACCGAGCGTCGCAGTTTGCCCGAGACTTTATTTTTAACTCGTGCCACTGCGACAACACTCCACCATTCTTATTGCTGGTTAAACAATCAACTGTCTTTTCCACCTGCAGTCTGTTAACGACTGTATAATTTATGCGATGCAGAAGTGAGAGCCGAAGATTTTCATCCACACACCAAAGAGTACTGACTCGGGGTCCACGACAAAATTTCTAGGGGTTTGACTATAGCTCGACGCGATTTCGCAAGGGATCAGCCGATTAAAAAGAGATGAACCAGTGAACCTGGGAGTACGTTGAACTCTTCGGGTCCACGTCGACCGTCGCAAGGACATCGGGTTTCGTGGGGTCGGGCTGGATGCAGACGACGTAGATGATCTCTTCTCTTGGTCCCTCAAGCATGGCTGCCAAGGGGCTCTTGTACCCGGGTCCAGCACAGCATCCGCCTTCTGGAATCATGACAGACACAACGATGGACGGACAAGATCGAGCAAAAACCTGCGGTCGCAGATTTCGTTCTTCTGGCTCAGGGCCAGAACCGAAGCTGCGGATTCACAGCGTagatgtaaatttgcaacgtggctcagggaaagagaaagggagaatGTTTCCACTCAGAGTTGACGAAAACCAGGGCAAAAATATAACGCTCACCTTTTATTACCGTTGCCATGATTATTGCGTTCCTGTTCGATGTGCCAACGTCTGGTAAAGACTGGTGCCGATGCGACCCAACGACGCCGGGTAGCCGAGTCAAACTAAACACATCGGCGCCTCTGTGCGTCAGTTGACTGTGTTCGAATTGAGCCggctcactcactcactcgtTCTCTGCCTCTgtccttctttattttttcactatcTCTCTCAGTGATACTCAACAGCCTTGACCAAGACCAAGACCGCTTGGCTTCGGTGACAGCAGAAGACGTGCCACTCGAGTTGCATCCGGACGGTCGTAAGGCGCAGAGTTCTTATTCTCGACTTGTCGGGCAAGATTAAAACAAGTCCAAGTGATTCaccctgatttttttcaattcacctagatatataaaatattattcggTCACTTTCTTTCGGTTCTTTGCTAAAAATATCAGATCGATTTCGTCTAATCGTATTTTGATGATTTGTAGGACAGTCAGGATGATTGTACGTATGTAGGTGAGCAGCGCTTCCAAAGTTTCGGGGAACTTTTAGCGCTTCTTAGACGGAAGCTGATCTTTCCATGGCTTCGTGATTGACCCTAGCGTATGGAGATCAGCAGCTtctaaattgaattaaaacaaaagtctgataatttttttctcgcaagtACAATGTACACAGCAagtaaatatcaatttcttcGCCCACCGTTACCATACGAATGATCAGCATTCTTCTCGTGTTTTTCGTGAAGTAGAGCACATATCATCAAGTTGTCTCTATGTAAAGTCGCGAGCTTTCGGAGTTGACCTTTAGCCACTTCCGTTCTCGACGCGATGATGTCGAAGCCGTCGTCCAGTTTATCCAAGTCGGTGCTAATGTTCGCTACCATTTCCAGTAGCAGAGCATTCCGCCGGGCTTCCAAAGCGAACTTTTTACTGGTCAGAACGGCAACCAGGACGATGGTCATGAAGACACTGAGACCCAGAAGACTCTTTTGAAAGCCAGTCGTCATGCCGCAGGAATGCAGTTGACCCTTGCAAACGTCCTCGACCCTCCCATTTCGTGCGGAAAACTCTGTTATGCTGTTATAAGCAAGTCAAGCACTAATTCACCTTTACCAAAAAACACGGAACCACTCGACACTGGAGGATTTGTCAACGGCGATGAAATGGTCTGGCGAATCGGGTCCCGCCTGTATCGTCCTTCGAAGCAAAATCGGCGCGACTCTTCGAGCGAGTGCAGCAACTCAAAAGCGAAACCATGAGCACTGGGTGAGGTCACGGTGTAATTAGATAACAAAGAGCAATCATTCCCGACGAACTCCATGAAAGGCTGGAGTTGGTGTATAAATAGACGATGTAATATAACTCACTTGGTACTTGTTGATACACCCGCTTCTGATGGCCGATGTAGGCGACCGCCCCACGTGCAGGCGCGGCTCACCCGCCCTCAGCGTGGACTCCGAACTGCCTCGCCGTGTGACAGTTAATACAGACGACTCTTAGCGGCCCCGACAGCGCATGCGTACGCGAATCAATAAGTTCGCATTCTCATGGCGGTTCTTTGAACTGGTTACAGAGTCCAGAGCGCCGGATGTACATTCTCAGATAACTAGGTTCTAATGGTTTGCATGTTATAACGTGTCCCTACCCCTTTCAGTCTACGCCATTTTTAATCGACAAGCCATGAATATGCTCGATCGATTATCAATGTTCGTGATGTTCAGCTATAGAGCTAGTTACTAccataaataattttacagtTGTCCCTCAACATCTGGCTGCCATACGTATACCAGTCACGCGATGGTTACCGGTCATTTGATACCACTGAAACGAAATGGTATGACGGGACAGGTAGAAAAGCTTGTTGGAAATGAACGAGACTTATTTCTCCTTCGTGGAACATTTTAATTCGTCTTGTACCCGTACTTAACAACAGTGTCGAGCAAGATCCTTGAACTAGCTTCCTTGTCACGTTCACTTGCGAGCTATTGTTCGCACAATGTCTCATTGTAAGGTAAAAGGGTATTTTCACGTATTTTTACACTGCCCGTTgttttgtattaaaaatatcttAAGACTAATTTTGTGATGTTATAATTTGTATATGGAAATGACATGTGAATGATATCCAAGTATGGACGATGAGATTTACACCCAATGGTTTTCAGCGTGGCTCATTGCATAGCTTCCTTTTCCTTGTCTGGATTAATTGGTATCGTGGGAATCAGTGTCATCCTCACATCTGCGTATTTTTCTCGGGGCAGGAATCTGtggtatacataaataaaataaacctcACATTACCTGAGAAGTGAGAATTTtaagacaaaaaataaatcgaggaACTATGAACCTGTGTATCAGCGGCGAAAAATGATCCCTGTCCAGATCCTTGGGGTCTGGAACACCGATGATGTAGCTCGCGATAATGCCACAGATAACGACAGTTACGTAGCCGACAAGGGAATAGTAGAGGAAAGAAACGGTAAAGAGGATCATGGGTTCGTCTTCCGGCTTCACAGGCGGTAGCGTGGGCTGGGTCCAGTAGGTAGCGTTTAATGTATGCGGACAGTTATCCGTGGACGTTGGCAGTGGGTCGTACCGTATGttcttgtttattttgtgAATTTGAGCACCCATGACGATCCACGCCGATACGGTGGTGCCTATGATACCCCCGATTATGGTGCCCTTGTTATTTGCCCATGGGACCAGCATCCCCAGGGTAAATAAACCGAGAGTAGTTCCGGAAGTCACGCCAGTCATGCTCGCGGACATTGTGAATATATCACCTAACTGCTCGGCTACCAGAACCAGGGCAACGCAGAGCATTCCCAACACAACGACGGTGGCCTATCGGTTCAAAGTGGTTTCTAGTTCTGATACTGATTCTATGATTGCTGTCTATGTCTTTTCTATATGCCCTCACCTTCATAACCCTTGTTGCCGTTTGTTCCTTTGTTTCACTTTCCGGTACCCAACGGGAGATGAAATCTTCCCATATCGTTCCAGCCACTGTATTCAAGGCACTGCTCATGGATGACAAGGCGGAGCTAACGAGAGCAGCTAGGAAGAGACCTGGCAACCCGGGAATTCTACCGGCAATGTCCATCACATAGTAGGGTAGAATCTGGTCTGGTTGGGATACCGTCTGTGTgatatttaacatttttttttagatgaTGAACAGTCGTTTCAATACTAAGAATAGGTTGCGAAAACCTTTCAGAAATCAACTCACGTTTGTCACAATCGGATCGCAGTCATGATATTTGGAGTACATTATCAGCCCCGTGTAGACAGAAATGCCTTTTACCACGACTATACCAGCGCACATGATCCAAATGGTTCTGTTGGTAGCACAATTAATAGTAGACtttgagaatatgaaaaatagagCAATCTCGACATGGAAAAAACCTTACATTCTGGCATCTGAGAGAGATGGTACTGAAAGAAACCTTTGTAAAGAATTCTGACTGATGCCTATACAGGAAATCCAGGTTGTCGTTAAGCCAATGGAAACACCCCAGAAGCTAGTTCGAACGAATGGGCTGGGGTTCATGCTACGCCACAAAATTGGACGGTTACTTTTTGCTGGATACTTTCACTAAGAATTGGTTAATTGGTTACCTACTCGAAGAATATAATGCGGCCACCTTCTTCGGATATACGCCAAATTTCCTGAAATCCACCGATCGAGATTATGCCAAGAATGAGCACGGTGAAGAGAGTGATCACTGTTACAGTGAATTGAATTGTGTCCGTCCACACTACTGCTTTGAGTCCACCCTGAAGTTATAAAGAACTTTGAGGATTGATGATTATCCATTTCACTCACACgatcaaaatataattcatgAACG is drawn from Neodiprion fabricii isolate iyNeoFabr1 chromosome 3, iyNeoFabr1.1, whole genome shotgun sequence and contains these coding sequences:
- the LOC124177254 gene encoding uncharacterized protein LOC124177254, with the protein product MTTGFQKSLLGLSVFMTIVLVAVLTSKKFALEARRNALLLEMVANISTDLDKLDDGFDIIASRTEVAKGQLRKLATLHRDNLMICALLHEKHEKNADHSYAADLHTLGSITKPWKDQLPSKKR
- the LOC124177250 gene encoding sodium-coupled monocarboxylate transporter 2-like — its product is MSTNNFSLVNTIQNNIEPLTFGWVDYFLFVTMLCVSAVVGAYFGFFSKKQDTTTEYLLGGKTMSYLPVALSITASHLSGITLLGVPAESYRYGTQYAACIFTTFITGLVTSYVFLPVFYKLQLTSSFKYLEVRFSRSVRQFASVIFILNLILHTPIVVYGPALAFAQVTGFNLHYIALIIGLVCIFYTAVGGLKAVVWTDTIQFTVTVITLFTVLILGIISIGGFQEIWRISEEGGRIIFFDMNPSPFVRTSFWGVSIGLTTTWISCIGISQNSLQRFLSVPSLSDARITIWIMCAGIVVVKGISVYTGLIMYSKYHDCDPIVTNTVSQPDQILPYYVMDIAGRIPGLPGLFLAALVSSALSSMSSALNTVAGTIWEDFISRWVPESETKEQTATRVMKATVVVLGMLCVALVLVAEQLGDIFTMSASMTGVTSGTTLGLFTLGMLVPWANNKGTIIGGIIGTTVSAWIVMGAQIHKINKNIRYDPLPTSTDNCPHTLNATYWTQPTLPPVKPEDEPMILFTVSFLYYSLVGYVTVVICGIIASYIIGVPDPKDLDRDHFSPLIHRFLPREKYADVRMTLIPTIPINPDKEKEAMQ